Within Bacillota bacterium, the genomic segment TCACCCAGCGCCCGAGCCAACCTAGCGAACCTGCGGGTCGCCCCGAGGTAGTTGAACTCCATGACGTACGGGAGCAGGACTGCCACGGCAACTGCATGGGGAACTCGCCAGGGCCTGTATCCCAGAAACATTGCGATAGCATGACCCAGCCCGAGGCGAGTGTCGTTCATCCCCATCGCGGCCAGGGTTGCACCAAGCATCATCCCGTAACGGTGTTCGAGACGGCGGCCGTTTCTGACGGCCCCCCGAAGATGTTCTCCTATCAGTTCAACCGCTTTCAAAGTGAGCGCGTCTGAGATGGGGTTCCACGCATTGTTGGTGTAGGATTCCACCGCGTGTGCAAGGGCATCAAGCCCGCTGGACGCCGTTATGGAAGGCGGGAGCGTGACCGTCAGTTCGGGATCACAGATCGCCAAGACGGGAACGACGTGCGGACTTCCGATTCCCAACTTCACGCCGGCCTCATCGTCGAATAAAACGATCCAGATGCTGGCCTCGCTACCAGTCCCCGCTGTCGTGGGAACGGCTACCATGGGGAAGGCGGCTCTTTCGACGTTGCCAAGGCCTTTGTAGCTGGTCAGCGGTTTGGGATTGGTCAGGGCGGTAGCTATCGCTTTGGCGGTATCGAGCACAGAGCCGCCGCCCAGGCCTACGATAACATCGACCTTGAAGTCCTTCGCTGCTACTGCAAGCCTTTCGCAAAGCTGTGCGCTAGTTTCAGCTGGTACCTCTGAGAAGACTTCCAGGTCAATGCCGGCGTTTCTAAGGCCGCGTACGACGTGGTCGCTGATCCCGGCCGCCGCCACCCCTGGATCAGTCAAAACAAAGGCGCGCTTCCATCCTCGCTCGAGCAATTCCGTCCCGAGGCGACTCGCAAGGCCGCAACCGAAGAGGATACGGGTTCCTATCGGGCCAAATCCGAACGGTGAGGTCTCCAAGTACATTTCTTTCACTGCTCCTCCTTGCCCGAACTTGCAGCCATGCGACTGAGCATCTCTTCCATAGCTCGCCGAATGTGAAACCGCATCAGACGCTCGGCCTCATCGGCATCCCTGCGCTCGATGGCGCCGAGGATCTGCTCGTGTTCCTCGACGGCCACATTGGGACGACCGGGGTAACGAACCGTGTGAAGGGTCAACAGCCTGATTTGATGGCGGATGGGGGTAAGCGTTTCTTCTAACAACCGGCACCCCGACTGCTCGACGATCGCCTCGTGAAAAGCGGCATTATAGCGATGATATTCGTCGAGGTCGTTGGCCCCGAGCGCGGCCCGGCCTTTCTCTTGAAGCTTCAAAAGCTGGGCCAAGCCGTCCTCGCTTCGGTTCACCGCCGCAAGCCGTGCAGCCATACCCTCGACTGCCTCGCGTACGACGTACACTTCTCTGACTTCCCTCGCCGACAGGGCCCTAACCCAACACCCTTTCCGGTACTGGTACTCAACCAGGCCGTCGTCGCCGAGCCGCCTCAGGGCTTCCCGAACGGGAGTTGCACTAACTCCCAACTGCCTGGCTAGATCCGCCTCTTTCAGCCGAGTCCCGGGCGCCAGCACCCCGGACAGGATGGCCTCCGAAAGGTGCTTGTACACTTCGGAAGCGAGTGCCTCCGGCTTCAGCCTCGGCAAGACCTCGTGAAGCCCTGTCCGCTCTTCTTTTGTCAACAACCCCACCGAACCTCCGCACCCTCAAACTGGTTTGACAAGCTGGGGCGAATCCACCCCCAGCGTTTCGGCGAGCTCTTGCAACATATCGGGGACGCCGGGTCAAGGGGGACACCGTCTTTCGCGTAAGTCTTCAACAGGCGCTCTTCGAGCGCACCCGGTAGGACCACCTCAAAAAAGCCTTGGGCCGGTTGACACGCCCTGACATCGTCGATAAACCAATAGAGCCGCGTCAGCATCTGTCGTAGGGAGACCGGTCGGGTCAAGAGCCCACCCTTCAGGAATGGATTCGCCCCGCTGCGCCGGCAAGATGATGCGCCCCCGGGCTACAACGCTTGTCGCCATGTCGAGGACAACCGGTAGATAGCTGCCAGCCGGGACGGCCCCCGCCACCGGGTTGGTGCCGAGGAGTCGTCCCCGTCCTCCCCAGGGCGCCATCGTGGGCGGCACGTTGGAGAGTGCCACGCCTACGCACTGCTGGCGGATGGCGTCGTAAACGTAATAAGCGCCAGCTTCAAAGTGATTGCTGTGACGAACAGCAACCACACCGGTTTGGCGCGCCAGGTCAAGCGCAGTCCGCATTCCCGCGAGACCCACCACGGGTCCCATGCCGTTGTCGCCATCGAGGACCGCTGTAGATAAGCCCGTTTGCTCAACGCGGACCCTCAGTCTGGCGTTGACCAGCCCCAGGCGCAATCGGCGAATATAAACGGTTACGCGGCTGACACCGTGGGAAGCAATCCCCCGGAGCCTCACGAAGACAAAGCACCTGCTCACTTCCGTGGCGTCCTGTTCCGGAAGCCCTGCTCGCGCGAACAGGCAGGTTACAAAGTCTTCCACAGCGCCAGGTTCAACGCGAGGTCGGGTGTCGCGCTGCTCTCCGTACGGTGGGGGACCCATAAGCTTGCCCTCCTGAGCCTCCTACTTAGACAAAGCACTGAGCCGCTCCACGATCGGCTTGAGACCCAAAAGCTCCAGGGTGCTCTTGCCGTGGCGAATGGCCTCCATGATCTGCGCT encodes:
- a CDS encoding Ldh family oxidoreductase, which gives rise to MGPPPYGEQRDTRPRVEPGAVEDFVTCLFARAGLPEQDATEVSRCFVFVRLRGIASHGVSRVTVYIRRLRLGLVNARLRVRVEQTGLSTAVLDGDNGMGPVVGLAGMRTALDLARQTGVVAVRHSNHFEAGAYYVYDAIRQQCVGVALSNVPPTMAPWGGRGRLLGTNPVAGAVPAGSYLPVVLDMATSVVARGRIILPAQRGESIPEGWALDPTGLPTTDADAALLVYRRCQGVSTGPRLF
- a CDS encoding GntR family transcriptional regulator, which gives rise to MTKEERTGLHEVLPRLKPEALASEVYKHLSEAILSGVLAPGTRLKEADLARQLGVSATPVREALRRLGDDGLVEYQYRKGCWVRALSAREVREVYVVREAVEGMAARLAAVNRSEDGLAQLLKLQEKGRAALGANDLDEYHRYNAAFHEAIVEQSGCRLLEETLTPIRHQIRLLTLHTVRYPGRPNVAVEEHEQILGAIERRDADEAERLMRFHIRRAMEEMLSRMAASSGKEEQ
- a CDS encoding iron-containing alcohol dehydrogenase, with protein sequence MYLETSPFGFGPIGTRILFGCGLASRLGTELLERGWKRAFVLTDPGVAAAGISDHVVRGLRNAGIDLEVFSEVPAETSAQLCERLAVAAKDFKVDVIVGLGGGSVLDTAKAIATALTNPKPLTSYKGLGNVERAAFPMVAVPTTAGTGSEASIWIVLFDDEAGVKLGIGSPHVVPVLAICDPELTVTLPPSITASSGLDALAHAVESYTNNAWNPISDALTLKAVELIGEHLRGAVRNGRRLEHRYGMMLGATLAAMGMNDTRLGLGHAIAMFLGYRPWRVPHAVAVAVLLPYVMEFNYLGATRRFARLARALGEPVDGLTERDAARRAVQAVQTLINDVGMNVRLGVFGLTASDLDGIAERALQTDNATVNPRLVTKADIVEILKSAL